GGCCCGCTCCAGGACGGTCAGCGCCGTCGCACGGCCCGTCCTGGACCTGCTCCAGACGATGCCGTCGATGGTGCTGCTGATCCCGGCGATCCTGTTCTTCGGCATGGGCGTCCCGGCGGGCGTCGTCGCCACCCTGATCTTCGCCCTCGCGCCCGGCGTACGCATGACCGAGCTCGGTATCCGGCAGGTCGACGCCGAACTCGTCGAGGCCGCCGAGGCGTTCGGCACCCCGCCCCGCGACACCCTGCTGCGCGTGCAGTTGCCGCTCGCTCTCCCGACGATCATGGCGGGCGTCAACCAGGTCATCATGCTCGGCCTGTCCATGGTCGTCATCGCCGGCATGGTCGGCACCGGCGGGCTCGGCGGCGCCGTCAACGAGGCCATCGGCCAGCTCGACATCGGCCTCGGCTTCGAGGCGGGTCTCGGCATCGTCGTCCTCGCCGTCTACCTCGACCGGATGACCGGCGCGCTCGGCGCCCAGATCTCCCCGCTGGGCCGCCGCGCCGCCGCCAAGGCCCGTACCGCGGGCACCCCGAAGCTCTGGAACCACCGCCCCAGCCCGGTCCTCGCGCTCGCCGGTGTGCTCGTCCTGGCGCTCGTCGCGGGCGGCCTCGGCGTCTTCGGTTCCTCCGCGCAGGACAGCCGGGTCACCGGAGCGGACGTGGGCCGGGGCAAGAAGGTCACCATCGGCTACATCCCCTGGGACGAGGGCATCGCCACCACGTTCCTGTGGAAGGAGCTCCTGGAGGAGCGCGGCTTCGACGTCACCACCACCCAGTACGCGGCCGGCCCGCTGTACACGGGTCTGGCCACCGGCCAGATCGACTTCCAGACGGACGCTTGGCTGCCCGTCACCCACGCCGAGTACTGGAAGAAGTACGGCGACCGGCTGGAGGACCTGGGCAAGTGGTACGGCCCCACCTCGCTGGAGCTGGCCGTCCCCTCGTACGTGAAGGGTGTCGACTCGCTCGCCGACCTCAAGGGACAGTCGTCGAAGTTCAAGGGCCGGATCGTCGGCATCGAACCGAGCGCCGGGATGATGGGCCTCCTCAAGGACAAGGTCCTGGGCGAGTACGGCCTCGGCGGCGAGTACGAGGTCGTCGACGGCTCCACCCCGGCCATGCTCGCCGAACTCAAGCGCGCGTACGCCAAGAAGGAACCGATCGCCGTCACCCTCTGGTCGCCGCACTGGGCGTACAGCGACTACGACCTGAAGAAGCTCAAGGACCCCAAGGGCGCCTGGGGCAAGGGCGACGGTGTGCACACGCTCGCCCGAGAGGGCTTCGCCGACGACAACCCCGAGGTCGGCGGCTGGCTGAAGAAGTTCTCCATGACGGAGAAACAGCTCACCGGTCTGGAGGCGCGCATCCAGCAGGCGGGCAAGGGCGGGGAGCAGGACGCCGTCCGTGCCTGGCTCAAGGCGAACCCCGGGCTCGCCGAAAAATGGGCACCGGTCGGCGATTCCGAGGGGAAGAGCGGTGCGAAAGGGGTATCGAACAGCTGAGGGAGCCGCTCAGGAGGGGTGGGTCGAGCCGGGAGGCACGCGCGTGCGCGGGTGCCTCCGGTGCGGCCCACCCCTCGCGGCGTTCCCGGACGGACACGTTCCGCGGGCGACAGGGATCCGGCCAACCACGGAGCGCTAGGCCATCACCTTGGCTCGGTCGCCCCATGGTGCGGTCCCGCTGGTCAGGTCCGCCGCCCGCGCGCGTGGAGGGGCGTCACGAAGGGCTTCGCGGCCCATCCGCTGGCGCGAACTGTGAGGGTCGCACCCGGCTCGGGGGGACACCGATGTGACGGGCGCGTGAAACGGTTTGACGAACATGCGTAGGGTGCAAGGAAGTCATCAGGGAACGCGTCGTGCATGGTTCGGAGACGATCCGGCGAACAGCCACCGAACACGCGGCGCGATGCGCTGTGATGGGACGTACGCCACCGGGACGCGACGACGAGCCGAGGAGGGAGCCGGAGCTATGGGCGACCACAAAGAACAGCCCCTGCGGGTGGGCGCGGCCGTCCGGCGCCGCCGCCGGGCGCTGGAACTCACCCTCGCCGTCGTGGCCGAGCGCAGCGGCCTGTCGGTGCCCTTCCTGAGCCAGATCGAGAACGAGCGGGCGCGGCCCAGCCGCGGCTCCCTGGAGAAGGTCGCCGACGCCCTGCGCACCACCGCGGTCGAACTCCTCGCGGCGGCCGACCCGGCGTGCAGCGTCGACGTCGTCCGCGCGGACGCCCTCGAACCCGCCCCCGACGAGCCCCTGGTGCGCTCCCTCGTGCGCGGCCACCAGCAGCTGCACGCCATGGAGTTCACCGGGGACCACGACGCCGGCCGCGAATTCCAGCACCGCAACGACGAGTTGATGTACGTCGCGGACGGAGCCGTCGAGATCGAGGCGGAGGGCCGCGCACACCGGCTCGGCCGCGGCGACACGCTGTACCTGACGGGCGGCGTGCGGCACCGCTGGCGGGCGACCGTCCCGGACACCCGGGTGATCGTGGTGGCGGTGGCGGAACACATCGAGGCGGTGCAGGACGGGCGGCGCTGAGATGCCCGGTCGGCCATGAGGGTGATCTCGCTGGTGCCGTCCCTGACGGAGGCGGTCGCGGTCACGGTGCCCGGTGTTCTCGTCGGGGCCACGGACTGGTGCAGCCACCCGGCCGACCTCGGCGCCGACGTCGTACGCGTCGGGGGCACCAAGAACCCCGAGGTCGGGCGGATCGTCGAACTCGCCCCTGATCTCGTCGTCGCCAACGAGGAGGAGAACCGCGAACCCGACCTCGCCGCCCTGCGCGCGGCGGGCGTCGAGGTGCTGCTCACCGAAGTGCGGAACGTGCCGCAGGCGTTCAGGGAACTGGAGCGGGTGGTGACGGCGTGCGGCGCCGGATCGCGCCCCCGGTGGCTGGACGACGCGGAGAAGGCGTGGTCGGCGCCGGAGCGCTGGTGGGGGACGGCCGCCGACGGTCGCACGACCGCTGTCGTGCCGATCTGGCGGCGCCCCTGGATGGTGCTCGGGCGGGACACCTTCGCCGGTGACGTGCTGGCGCGGCTGGGCGTCGACAACGCGTACGCGGGCCACGCCGAACGCTATCCGCGCGTACCGGTCGAGGAACTGCGGGCCGCCGCGCGCACCGGGATGGTCGTCCTGCCCGACGAGCCGTACCGCTTCACCGCCGAGGACGGTCCGGAGGCGTTCGAGGGGCTGCCCTGCGCGCTCGTCAGCGGACGCCACCTCACCTGGTACGGGCCGTCACTGGGCGAGGCGCCACGGGTGCTGGGCGAGGCCCTGCGAGCAGCTCACCGCTGACCAGGCCCCGGACGGTACGGCTGGCGGCGCCGGCCCAGGCGGATACGAGCAGCGCGTACAGGGCGACGGCGAGGACGTCGAAGGCGGCGAGCCCGGTGTGCCGGCCGAGACTCTCCGCGCCGGTGACGCAGGTGCCCACCGGGAAGGTGAAGGCCCACCACGTCATCGTGAAACCCATGCCCCGGCGCCGGGCGCGCAGCACCAGCGCACCGGCGAGGGCGAGCCACAGCAGAGCGAAGCCCATGACGGGAACGCCGTAGAGGACGGCGGCGGCAGCGGCGACGGCGTGCGGGAGGTGTACGACGTCGGGGGCGAGGTCGGCGAAGTTGCCGGCGGCGGTGGTGGACTGGCCGAGCGGGCCCAGGACCAGGAACAGGGTCGGAGTGAGGGCGAGCGGGAGCGAACCCGTCGTGACGAGGCGCGCGAAGACGACCGGCAGCATCACGAGGGTCGCGAGCAGACTCAGGCCGAACATGGCCAGGCAGGCGAACAGCAGCGTCTGCCGCCCCTGCCCGGGCGGGAGACGGGCGGCGAGAAGCGGGCCGAGTGCCGCGGACACCATGGGCGCGACGACGGGGAGCAGCCATACGGGGCTGGGCGTGGCGCGGCGTACGACCAGCAGGTACGGCACGGCGACGGCGGCGGCGAGTCCGACGACCGTCCCGGCGGTGAACAGGACCGCGTCCAGGGCGAGGGCGGCCGGGAGGCCGATCCAGTCCCGGCCGACGACGAGAGCGCCGCCGCCGACGGCCGTCAGGGCCATGGCGAGGCAGCCGTAGAAGGGTGCCGTCGCCGGGTCGAGGAGGTGGGCGCGGGCCTGGTCGCGGTGGTGGGCCCAGTGCAGGGCGCGGGCGCCGAGCAGCGCGAGGAGGAGGGCCAGGGAGAGGGCCCACACGGCCGTGCAGACGGTACGCGGTCCGGGGATGCCGTCCGCGCCGGGGAGACCGGCACCCGCGGTGCCCACGATGGCGGTGCCCATGACGGGGGCGTACCAGTTGGGGCCGAGACGGCGGAGGCCGCGAGGGGAGAAGCGGGCCCGGGGCCGGGAACGGGGGAGAGGGCGGGTGAGGGCGCGGGCGGGTGCTGCGGTGGCCATGTCCTTACCGTCGCGCGGGGTGAGGACGGTCACCAGGGGGTTCCGGTGAATGAGGGCATAAGCTGGATCTATGGGTGATGCGGAGGGCAGGGCCGTGCAGTCGTCGGGGGTCGCGCGACGGGTTCCGGACCTCGGGGCGATGGAGCTGCTGCTGGCCGTGGCGCGGCTGGGGAGTCTCGGACGGGCGGCGCAGGAACTGGGCGTCACCCAGCCGGCCGCCAGCAGCCGCATCCGGTCGATGGAACGCCAGCTGGGTGTGGCCCTCGTGGACCGCTCGCCGCGCGGGTCCCGGCTGACGGACGCCGGTGTGCTCGTCACCGACTGGGCCCGGCGGGTCGTGGAGGCGGCGGAGGCCTTCGACGCCGGGGCGCAGGCCCTGCGTACGCGGCGCGACTCCCGGCTGCGGGTGGCGGCCAGCATGACCATCGCCGAGTACCTGCTCCCGGGCTGGCTCCTGGCGCTGCGCGCGCTCCGGCCTGAGACCGCGGTGTCGCTGCTCGCGGGGAACTCGGCGGCGGTGGCCGAACGCGTCCTGTCGGACGAGGCCGACCTCGGCTTCGTGGAGGGGACGGGCGTACCGAGCGGGCTGGACTCGGTGGTCGTCGCGAAGGACCGGCTGATCGTGGTGACGGCGCCGGGGCACCCGTGGGCGCGGCGGCGGAAGCCGGTGGGGGCCGAGGAGTTGGCGGTGACGCCGTTGATCCTCCGGGAGGAGGGGTCGGGGACGCGGCAGGTGCTGAACACCGCGCTGGGCGGGCTGGCGCGTCCGCTGATCGAGCTGTCGTCGACGACCGCGGTGAAGGCGTCGGCGGTGGGTGGGGCGGGGCCCGCGGTGCTGAGCGAACTGGCGGTGGGGGAGGAGTTGTCGACGCGGCGGCTGGTGTGTGTGCCGTTGGACGGGGTGCGGCTGGATCGGGAGCTGCGGGCGGTGTGGCCGACGGGGCATCGGCCGGTGGGGCCGGCGCGGGAGCTGTTGGGGTTGACGCGGGGGTGAGGGGTGGGTGGGCGGTGAGGGTTTCGCCCCCGCCGCCCCTACCCGTCCCATCCGGTTCCTGGGGGCTGCGCCCCCAGACCCCCGCTGTCGGCCCTGAACGGGCCTTGTCCTCAAACTCCCCCAGAGGGGGGACCCCCAGACGGGCTGGATACGTGGGCCTTGTCCTCAAAAAGCGGCGGACCGGCTGAAGGCCACCAACGCCTCCATCACCCTCACGTCCTCGCCCATCTCCGGGTGCCACTGCACTCCCAGTACCCACCCGGAACCCTCCGCCTCCACCGCCTCCACCGTTCCGTCCGTCGCGTACGCCGATGGCACGAGGTTCCTTCCCAGGCGGTCCACCGCCTGATGATGGAAGGTCGGTACCGATGTCTCCTCCGGTACCGCCTCCGCGTAGCGCGTGCCCGGTACCGGCTTCACCGTGTGGTGGCCGAAGACGCCCGGCGTCTCCGCGTGGCCGTCGATGTGCTGGACGAGCGTGCCGCCCAGGGCGACGTTCAGCAGCTGCATGCCCCGGCAGATGCCCAGCAGCGGGGTGCCGGTCGCCAACGCGGCCTCGATCAGGGCCAGTTCCCAGGTGTCCCGGGCCTCGGCGGGCGGTCCCGTGCGCGGGTCGCGCGCCTCGCCGTACCGGGCCGGATCGACGTCGGGGCCGCCCGCGATCACGACACCGTCGAGCCGGGCGACCGTCGCGGCGGCGTGGGCCGGGTCGTCCGGTGGGAGCATCGCGGCGATGCCCCCGGCCCGCTGCACGAGCCGCGGATACCCGGCCGGCAGCAGTGCCGCGGGCAGCTCCCACGCACCCCAGCGCGTCCTGGACTCCAGGTAGGTGCTGACGCCGATGAGCGGTCGTCGTCCGGTCGTGGTCACGAGGGTCTCCCTGGCATCCAGCGGGCAATCGGTTCGGCTTTCAATGGCGTAAGGCCATACCTTTGCCGACCCGTGTCCCGGCTGGCAACCCACGTCCCACTCGCGTCACGCCAGGAACCCCCGCAACAGCGCCGCCGTCCCCGAGCAGTGCTCCCGCATCATCTCCCGCGCCCCGTCGGCGTCCCCGTCGAGCACCGCGTCCACCAGTGCCGCGTGCTGCCGCTGCGAGTGCTCCAGGTTGCGCACCAGCAGCGGGATGCAGTCCAGCAGGTCGTTCACCGTCGCCCGTACCGCCGCGTACTGCGAGGTCAGCGTCGGGGAGCCGCACAGCTCGGACAGGGTGAGGTGGAGCAGGGTGTCCAGGCGGCGGTAGTCCGGCAGTGGCGCGTCCTGCGTGCGGGACAGGGCGTCCCTCAGCCGGTCCGCCTGCTCGGGCGACAGCCCGTGCTGCGCGCACAGGCCGGCGGCGCCCACCTCCAGCACCTCCCGGAAGCGCAGGACGTCCTCGATGTCGACCACGCTGATCCGTCGCCGCAGTTCGTCCTCGCCGCCCGCGCCGTCCCGGGGGAGTACGAACGTGCCGCCGTACCGGCCGCGCCGCGACTCCACGAGCCCCTGGTCCTGGAGCACCTTCAGCACCTCGCGCAGCGTCACCCGGCTGATCCCGAGGCGCTCCGCGAGTTCGCGCTCGGCCGGCAGCCGCTCGCCGCCCGGGACCAGGCCCAGCCGTACGACCTGCAGGATCTGTTCCAGCGCCTCCTCGAAACCGTTGCCCGCCCGCACGGGCCGCAGTACCGGCGTCAACCGGTCCTCCAAGCCGCCCTCCGCGTCCAGCGACATCTCGTCGTGCCCCCTTCCCAAGCAATGGTTCTCCGCAATACCTTATGGCTTCCGGCCCGGCCGGAAAAAACGCGCAGAAGCCGAAGGAGCTTTCCCGTGGCAGACCGCACACCCCCGCTGAGCGTCGAGGAGCTGCACGCCCTCGTCGCGAGCGGAGAGATCGACACTGTTGTCCTGGCCTTCCCCGACATGCAAGGGCGGCTCCAGGGCAAGCGGTTCGCCGCCCGCTTCTTCCTCGACGACGTCCTGGAGCACGGCACCGAAGGCTGCAACTACCTCCTCGCCGTCGACACCGAGATGAACACGGTCGACGGCTACGAGATGTCCAGCTGGGAGCGCGGGTACGGCGACTTCGCCATGCATCCCGACCTGTCCACGCTCCGACGGCTCCCCTGGAACACGGGTACGGCGTTCCTCGTCGCCGACCTCGCCTGGAACGACGGCTCCCCGGTCGTCGCCGCGCCCCGGCAGGTCCTCCGCCGCCAGCTGGACCGGCTCGCCGAGCACGGATTCACCGCCAAGGTCGGCACCGAGCTCGAATTCATCGTCTTCAAGGACACCTACGAGCAGGCCTGGGACGCCAACTACCGCGGACTGACCCCGGCCAACCAGTACAACATCGACTACTCGGTACTCGGCACCGGCCGCATCGAGCCCCTGCTGCGCCGCATCCGCAACGAGATGACGGCCGCCGGACTGATCGTCGAGTCCGCCAAGGGCGAGTGCAACCCGGGCCAGCACGAGATCGCCTTCAAGTACG
The DNA window shown above is from Streptomyces sp. NBC_01451 and carries:
- a CDS encoding ABC transporter permease/substrate binding protein, producing MPRFRLGDRVDDGVSWLVDHMSWLFDAIKMVVEGLYDGINAVLTAPEPLLLAGILAVAAWWLRGLVAGVLAFAGFALVDSMALWDKAMSTLALVLVATLIALVISIPLGIWAARSRTVSAVARPVLDLLQTMPSMVLLIPAILFFGMGVPAGVVATLIFALAPGVRMTELGIRQVDAELVEAAEAFGTPPRDTLLRVQLPLALPTIMAGVNQVIMLGLSMVVIAGMVGTGGLGGAVNEAIGQLDIGLGFEAGLGIVVLAVYLDRMTGALGAQISPLGRRAAAKARTAGTPKLWNHRPSPVLALAGVLVLALVAGGLGVFGSSAQDSRVTGADVGRGKKVTIGYIPWDEGIATTFLWKELLEERGFDVTTTQYAAGPLYTGLATGQIDFQTDAWLPVTHAEYWKKYGDRLEDLGKWYGPTSLELAVPSYVKGVDSLADLKGQSSKFKGRIVGIEPSAGMMGLLKDKVLGEYGLGGEYEVVDGSTPAMLAELKRAYAKKEPIAVTLWSPHWAYSDYDLKKLKDPKGAWGKGDGVHTLAREGFADDNPEVGGWLKKFSMTEKQLTGLEARIQQAGKGGEQDAVRAWLKANPGLAEKWAPVGDSEGKSGAKGVSNS
- a CDS encoding helix-turn-helix domain-containing protein: MGDHKEQPLRVGAAVRRRRRALELTLAVVAERSGLSVPFLSQIENERARPSRGSLEKVADALRTTAVELLAAADPACSVDVVRADALEPAPDEPLVRSLVRGHQQLHAMEFTGDHDAGREFQHRNDELMYVADGAVEIEAEGRAHRLGRGDTLYLTGGVRHRWRATVPDTRVIVVAVAEHIEAVQDGRR
- a CDS encoding helical backbone metal receptor, which produces MRVISLVPSLTEAVAVTVPGVLVGATDWCSHPADLGADVVRVGGTKNPEVGRIVELAPDLVVANEEENREPDLAALRAAGVEVLLTEVRNVPQAFRELERVVTACGAGSRPRWLDDAEKAWSAPERWWGTAADGRTTAVVPIWRRPWMVLGRDTFAGDVLARLGVDNAYAGHAERYPRVPVEELRAAARTGMVVLPDEPYRFTAEDGPEAFEGLPCALVSGRHLTWYGPSLGEAPRVLGEALRAAHR
- a CDS encoding TDT family transporter; this encodes MATAAPARALTRPLPRSRPRARFSPRGLRRLGPNWYAPVMGTAIVGTAGAGLPGADGIPGPRTVCTAVWALSLALLLALLGARALHWAHHRDQARAHLLDPATAPFYGCLAMALTAVGGGALVVGRDWIGLPAALALDAVLFTAGTVVGLAAAVAVPYLLVVRRATPSPVWLLPVVAPMVSAALGPLLAARLPPGQGRQTLLFACLAMFGLSLLATLVMLPVVFARLVTTGSLPLALTPTLFLVLGPLGQSTTAAGNFADLAPDVVHLPHAVAAAAAVLYGVPVMGFALLWLALAGALVLRARRRGMGFTMTWWAFTFPVGTCVTGAESLGRHTGLAAFDVLAVALYALLVSAWAGAASRTVRGLVSGELLAGPRPAPVAPRPVTARTR
- a CDS encoding LysR family transcriptional regulator, coding for MGDAEGRAVQSSGVARRVPDLGAMELLLAVARLGSLGRAAQELGVTQPAASSRIRSMERQLGVALVDRSPRGSRLTDAGVLVTDWARRVVEAAEAFDAGAQALRTRRDSRLRVAASMTIAEYLLPGWLLALRALRPETAVSLLAGNSAAVAERVLSDEADLGFVEGTGVPSGLDSVVVAKDRLIVVTAPGHPWARRRKPVGAEELAVTPLILREEGSGTRQVLNTALGGLARPLIELSSTTAVKASAVGGAGPAVLSELAVGEELSTRRLVCVPLDGVRLDRELRAVWPTGHRPVGPARELLGLTRG
- a CDS encoding gamma-glutamyl-gamma-aminobutyrate hydrolase family protein yields the protein MTTTGRRPLIGVSTYLESRTRWGAWELPAALLPAGYPRLVQRAGGIAAMLPPDDPAHAAATVARLDGVVIAGGPDVDPARYGEARDPRTGPPAEARDTWELALIEAALATGTPLLGICRGMQLLNVALGGTLVQHIDGHAETPGVFGHHTVKPVPGTRYAEAVPEETSVPTFHHQAVDRLGRNLVPSAYATDGTVEAVEAEGSGWVLGVQWHPEMGEDVRVMEALVAFSRSAAF
- a CDS encoding FadR/GntR family transcriptional regulator; translation: MSLDAEGGLEDRLTPVLRPVRAGNGFEEALEQILQVVRLGLVPGGERLPAERELAERLGISRVTLREVLKVLQDQGLVESRRGRYGGTFVLPRDGAGGEDELRRRISVVDIEDVLRFREVLEVGAAGLCAQHGLSPEQADRLRDALSRTQDAPLPDYRRLDTLLHLTLSELCGSPTLTSQYAAVRATVNDLLDCIPLLVRNLEHSQRQHAALVDAVLDGDADGAREMMREHCSGTAALLRGFLA